The following proteins are encoded in a genomic region of Spirosoma sp. SC4-14:
- the ftsZ gene encoding cell division protein FtsZ, with product MLSQGYRFDVPDDNPTIIKVVGVGGMGGNAVKHMYNLEMKDVNFAICNTDRQALMNNPVPTKLQLGDGLGAGTEAKAGEDAARASIEEIRNLLAPPTKMVFITAGMGGGTGTGAAPVVAEVAREMGLLTVAVVTAPYYFEGTDKKEQAREGIEKLKKSCDTVLVVLNDKLAELYSELTWTDAYAHADDVLANAVKSIAEIITTQGDINADFADVKKVLEGAGQSVMGSAEAGGEERALKAIEAALNSPLLNDHDIRGAKRILLTISSSKEHAMKLKEQMAISEHVAKKIQTEARMFKFGAITDKNLGESLRVTIIAAGFDGTNALLDQLKSPVAPEEEKPEPVMDEVVDLATTPDDTAEPEQLLLTDELDPVGSEPEAPSQPVGITAKVDEKQLTPTSLNGTTIIRPELINGFRPTHDDDGGTLVMDEEERYDDADLIKKTIDTFLKGQYSASDLDRPTFERNKTVLYPMPMLPENEFVRSKLNE from the coding sequence ATGCTGAGTCAAGGCTATAGATTCGATGTACCAGACGACAACCCAACAATAATCAAGGTTGTTGGTGTAGGTGGCATGGGCGGCAATGCTGTCAAGCACATGTACAATCTGGAAATGAAGGATGTGAACTTTGCCATTTGCAATACGGACCGGCAAGCTCTTATGAACAATCCTGTGCCGACCAAATTGCAATTGGGCGATGGACTTGGGGCCGGTACGGAAGCAAAGGCTGGTGAAGATGCGGCTCGTGCCAGCATTGAAGAGATCCGGAATCTGCTGGCTCCGCCAACCAAAATGGTGTTCATTACAGCCGGGATGGGGGGCGGTACCGGAACCGGAGCAGCACCCGTAGTGGCTGAAGTCGCCCGCGAAATGGGCCTTTTGACCGTAGCGGTCGTAACGGCACCGTATTATTTTGAAGGGACAGACAAAAAAGAACAGGCCCGCGAAGGTATTGAGAAACTCAAGAAAAGTTGCGATACCGTTCTGGTTGTGCTCAACGATAAACTGGCCGAGCTTTATAGTGAACTGACCTGGACCGATGCCTATGCACATGCCGATGATGTGTTGGCTAATGCAGTGAAAAGTATTGCTGAGATCATAACCACTCAGGGCGACATTAACGCTGACTTTGCCGACGTTAAGAAAGTGCTCGAAGGCGCTGGTCAGTCGGTAATGGGATCGGCCGAAGCAGGTGGCGAAGAACGGGCTCTGAAAGCAATTGAGGCTGCACTGAACTCGCCGTTGCTGAACGATCATGATATTCGGGGAGCCAAACGTATTTTGCTCACAATTTCATCAAGTAAGGAGCATGCCATGAAGCTGAAAGAGCAAATGGCTATTTCGGAGCACGTTGCCAAGAAAATCCAGACCGAAGCCCGAATGTTCAAGTTCGGTGCCATCACAGATAAGAACCTGGGCGAAAGCTTGCGGGTAACCATTATTGCGGCTGGTTTCGATGGTACCAATGCGTTGCTGGATCAACTTAAAAGCCCTGTTGCGCCAGAAGAAGAAAAACCGGAGCCTGTAATGGACGAGGTAGTTGATTTAGCTACAACGCCCGACGATACGGCAGAGCCAGAACAACTACTGCTGACCGATGAATTAGATCCTGTTGGCAGTGAACCGGAAGCGCCATCGCAACCGGTTGGTATCACGGCTAAAGTTGATGAGAAGCAGTTAACACCAACCAGCCTGAATGGAACAACCATCATCCGGCCCGAACTAATCAACGGATTCCGGCCTACCCATGACGACGATGGCGGAACGCTGGTGATGGATGAAGAAGAACGGTACGACGATGCTGATCTGATCAAAAAGACCATTGATACATTTCTGAAAGGACAGTATTCGGCAAGCGACCTTGACCGGCCAACGTTCGAACGCAACAAGACAGTATTGTATCCAATGCCAATGCTTCCCGAAAATGAGTTTGTTCGTTCGAAACTGAACGAGTAG
- the ftsA gene encoding cell division protein FtsA has product MTTTSIGDKIVVGLDIGSTKVCAVAGRLVRNNKDQETLEVLGVGETSLADGVTKGSVVNVNNTVSAIRRAVSEASNQSNLNIHLVNVSFSGAHVLSVKSSGSITRSSSGDEIQVEDIDHLLSDMYRTSIPADKEIIHVLPMDFVVDGETNVNQPVGRNGVKLGADFQLITAQANAARNVRKCIMRNNLQQEIMMLSPLASGLAVLTDEEKDAGVALVDIGGGTTELAIYYRGVLRHVAVFPWAGNSLTSDIQSGCKIMPDQAEQLKKRFGNADPSEYNINEVVAVPGLSNRKPKDVLLKNVAVIMEDRLREIAALVQAEIMRSGYEGKLLAGIVLTGGTALVPGVEHIFSRVTGTEAKVGYPENLEPNGRADLVGDPAYATAVGLVWAGYKTIDDRISFISDPTRAAYNEEHIPQQPIRPQYGPPVGREKTPEKEPPKKGGLLGWLREALQPIRGSETDPY; this is encoded by the coding sequence ATGACGACGACAAGCATTGGCGACAAAATTGTAGTAGGTCTGGACATTGGCAGTACGAAAGTGTGTGCAGTGGCAGGTCGGTTAGTCCGCAATAACAAAGATCAGGAAACGCTTGAAGTTCTCGGCGTTGGCGAAACGTCGCTGGCCGACGGTGTAACGAAGGGGTCGGTGGTGAATGTTAACAACACCGTGAGTGCCATTCGCCGGGCTGTGTCGGAAGCATCGAATCAGTCGAACCTGAACATTCATCTGGTTAATGTTAGCTTTAGTGGAGCTCACGTTTTATCCGTTAAATCGAGCGGCAGCATTACCCGGTCGTCATCGGGCGACGAAATTCAGGTGGAAGATATCGATCACCTGCTGAGCGATATGTACCGTACGTCTATTCCGGCGGATAAAGAAATTATTCACGTATTACCGATGGATTTTGTGGTCGATGGCGAAACAAACGTCAATCAGCCCGTCGGTCGGAATGGCGTTAAACTCGGCGCCGATTTTCAATTGATTACGGCTCAGGCAAATGCTGCACGTAATGTTCGGAAGTGCATCATGCGAAATAATCTGCAACAGGAGATTATGATGCTCTCACCGTTGGCGTCGGGGCTGGCTGTTTTGACCGACGAAGAGAAAGATGCAGGCGTTGCCCTGGTCGATATTGGCGGAGGAACAACCGAACTGGCTATTTACTATCGGGGTGTACTGCGGCACGTTGCCGTGTTCCCATGGGCAGGCAATAGCCTGACATCCGATATTCAGTCGGGGTGTAAAATTATGCCCGATCAGGCTGAGCAACTCAAAAAACGCTTTGGCAATGCTGATCCATCGGAATATAACATTAACGAAGTCGTTGCTGTACCTGGCTTGAGTAATCGTAAGCCTAAAGACGTGCTGCTGAAGAATGTAGCCGTAATTATGGAAGATCGATTACGGGAGATTGCCGCTCTTGTTCAGGCCGAGATTATGCGTTCGGGCTACGAAGGAAAATTGCTGGCAGGCATTGTGCTGACCGGTGGAACAGCTTTAGTGCCGGGCGTTGAGCATATCTTCAGCCGTGTAACCGGAACCGAGGCTAAGGTCGGTTATCCAGAAAATCTGGAACCGAACGGAAGAGCAGATCTGGTTGGCGACCCAGCCTATGCAACGGCAGTAGGACTGGTTTGGGCCGGATATAAAACCATTGATGATCGAATCTCGTTTATCAGCGATCCAACCCGAGCGGCCTACAACGAAGAACATATTCCGCAACAGCCCATTCGTCCTCAATATGGACCTCCAGTTGGCAGAGAGAAAACTCCTGAAAAGGAGCCTCCCAAAAAAGGAGGTTTGCTGGGTTGGCTTCGGGAAGCGTTGCAGCCAATACGTGGGAGCGAAACAGATCCTTATTAA